A genome region from Coffea arabica cultivar ET-39 chromosome 7e, Coffea Arabica ET-39 HiFi, whole genome shotgun sequence includes the following:
- the LOC113723042 gene encoding protein transport protein SEC13 homolog B-like produces MPAQKIETGHNDTVHDVSMDYYGKRVATASSDSTIKVIGVNNNNTSQHLATLSGHQGPVWQVAWAHPKFGSLLASCSYDGKVIIWKEGNQNEWSQAHVFSDHKSSVNSIAWAPHELGLCLACGSSDGNISVYTARSDGTWDTTRIDQAHPVGVTSVSWAPSTAPGALVGTSILDPVQKLASGGCDNTVKVWKLYNGIWKMDCFPALQMHADWVRDVAWAPNLGLPKSTIASASQDGTVVIWTVAKEGDQWEGKVLRDFKTPVWRVSWSLTGNLLAVAAGDNNVSLWKEAVDGEWQQVTTADQ; encoded by the coding sequence ATGCCGGCACAGAAGATTGAAACGGGTCATAATGACACGGTTCATGATGTTTCTATGGACTACTATGGAAAACGAGTTGCAACAGCTTCATCTGACTCCACCATAAAGGTTATTGGTGTGAATAACAATAATACTTCCCAGCACCTTGCCACTTTGAGTGGTCATCAAGGTCCTGTTTGGCAGGTTGCTTGGGCACACCCTAAATTTGGCTCACTTCTTGCATCTTGTTCCTATGACGGTAAGGTTATCATCTGGAAGGAAGGTAATCAAAATGAGTGGTCACAGGCTCACGTGTTCAGTGACCATAAGTCATCAGTCAATTCTATTGCATGGGCGCCACATGAACTTGGGCTCTGCTTGGCTTGCGGATCCTCTGATGGAAATATTTCAGTGTACACAGCTAGGTCGGATGGTACCTGGGACACCACAAGAATAGATCAAGCTCATCCCGTTGGAGTGACCTCGGTTTCATGGGCTCCTTCAACAGCTCCTGGTGCTTTAGTTGGAACAAGTATCCTTGACCCTGTTCAGAAGCTAGCATCTGGTGGTTGTGACAATACTGTAAAGGTCTGGAAACTGTATAATGGCATTTGGAAGATGGATTGCTTCCCCGCTCTTCAGATGCATGCTGATTGGGTGAGAGATGTTGCTTGGGCGCCCAATTTGGGGCTTCCAAAGTCCACTATCGCTAGTGCTTCACAAGATGGTACTGTTGTCATATGGACTGTAGCTAAAGAAGGTGATCAATGGGAAGGTAAGGTTTTGAGGGACTTTAAGACCCCAGTCTGGAGGGTCTCATGGTCTCTTACTGGAAATTTGCTGGCTGTGGCTGCTGGAGACAACAATGTCTCCTTGTGGAAAGAAGCTGTTGATGGGGAGTGGCAGCAAGTCACCACTGCTGACCAATAG